The following is a genomic window from Haloterrigena alkaliphila.
TCGGGGTGGCGAACTCAGCGAGACGAGCACGACGGCCTCGTGCAGCGTGGTACCGTCCGATTCGACACCGAAACACCACTCGGCTGATCGGCGTCGAACGGCGGATCCGTTCTTCGTGGGCCGAAGCGGAAATGGGGGCGGGCGCTGCTTCGACGGCCGCAAACTGGGGGTCACAGTCGTCCGTCGGAGCAGGGGGACGTTCAGGGGGAGAGGGTGGGAGATGACCGGATCAGTGGGAGCCCCGTCGTCGTCCAGGGGTATTGTCCCCGATCGCTCCTTTCGGCCGTCACCTAATAGTGATACGACCGTGTTTTCTGGGTCGGAAAATCCCACCCTACACCGCTCGAACCGGTCCGGCCGAACGACGGATGGCTACGACCGTTCGCGGTCGCTCCCACAGGTTCTTTGTCGCTTCGCTCGAGGTGCCGATATGCAGTATCTCGCCGGGACCCGATCCGTCCACACGACGGCATCGATCTGTGACTATCTCGACGAGCGGACGACGCCCGACGACACCGTCACTGTCGTCGCAACCGCGTCGGCCGACGATCCCACGGCGCGACGGGATGCCAGGGAAGCGCTCAACGTCGCTTCCGTTCGGTTGACGACCGTCGGCGAGGTCACCACGACGCTCCGCG
Proteins encoded in this region:
- a CDS encoding universal stress protein UspA; its protein translation is MQYLAGTRSVHTTASICDYLDERTTPDDTVTVVATASADDPTARRDAREALNVASVRLTTVGEVTTTLREDTELAAALLEAAPAVEADEIVITTSSGDAEPSSTSESAVHALLESTSIPVVVVPVAES